Proteins from one Neodiprion fabricii isolate iyNeoFabr1 chromosome 5, iyNeoFabr1.1, whole genome shotgun sequence genomic window:
- the LOC124183492 gene encoding RNA N6-adenosine-methyltransferase METTL16 isoform X2, whose protein sequence is MSLISGIDIGTGAVCVYPLLFAKIYGCRMIGTEVDLESYESAVRNVNSNNLHDLVEVIRVNRGTVLRGSVPENNVYTFTMCNPPFFCAEEDTATGSKPSGSRMPPRNAPSGSEAELVVEGGEIQFVLKMLNDSVELNNKIKIYTTMLGKKTSLTFLCNEFKKRNIENSTWTEFCQGHTTRWGLAWTFLSKDVLDLTTAPVIRISGCSKKLKQKAKRPPSEITFPVRDGMTETKELVLILRLLFNELKIRVEELHVNPQESSYWCCQLMADEDTWSHGRRKRRMMANQSLPSKRPCPDIFSENDSEKQEALDASFGDDSEREEKTTALPNGVNTQPVKGSFLICDLVVGEIEPNDDEKKLKISMIFESGSGGRNALETLRQYFINKLNVREFIKAQSSVKNKQRKRRVKLKKDKT, encoded by the exons ATGTCTTTGATTTCTGGCATTGACATAG GCACTGGAGCGGTGTGCGTCTATCCATTGTTATTTGCAAAGATCTATGGATGTAGAATGATCGGCACAGAAGTTGATTTGGAAAGTTACGAGTCTGCGGTGCGTAATGTAAATAGCAACAACTTGCATGACCTCGTTGAAG TGATACGTGTAAACAGAGGTACGGTACTCAGAGGGTCAGTACCTGAGAACAATGTATATACATTCACAATGTGCAATCCGCCATTCTTTTGTGCCGAAGAGGACACGGCCACTGGATCAAAACCTTCAGGTTCCCGAATGCCCCCGCGAAACGCACCATCTGGGAGCGAAGCTGAACTGGTCGTAGAAGGCGGGGAAATAcaatttgttttgaaaatgttgaacgATAGTGTCGAGCtgaacaataaaataaagatCTATACAACTATGCTTGGTAAAAAGACTAGTCTTACATTTTTGTGCAATGAATTCAAGaaacgaaatatcgaaaactcTACATGGACTGAATTTTGTCAGGGTCATACAACTAG atGGGGTCTAGCTTGGACTTTTCTGTCAAAAGATGTGCTGGACTTGACAACTGCACCAGTCATAAGAATTAGCGGATgcagcaaaaaattaaaacagaaAGCTAAACGACCTCCGTCAGAAATAACTTTCCCTGTAAGAGATGGCATGACAGAGACTAAGGAATTAGTTTTAATACTGAGACTTTTATTCAATGAGTTGAAG ATCCGAGTTGAAGAATTACATGTGAATCCGCAAGAATCGAGTTACTGGTGTTGCCAATTGATGGCTGATGAGGACACATGGTCACATGGACGCAGAAAGCGTCGAATGATGGCTAATCAAAGTTTACCATCTAAAAGGCCTTGCCCAGATATATTTTCTGAGAATGATTCTGAGAAACAAGAAGCCTTGGATGCATCTTTCGGAGATGATTctgaaagagaagaaaagactACAGCGTTGCCAAATGGTGTGAATACTCAGCCCGTCAAAGGATCGTTTTTAATTTGCGATTTGGTTGTGGGGGAGATCGAACCTAATGATgacgaaaagaaattgaaaatatcaatgatATTTGAAAGTGGTTCTGGAGGTAGAAATGCATTGGAAACGTTACGAcagtattttataaataagtTAAACGTAAGGGAGTTCATAAAAGCTCAAAGCTcagttaaaaataaacaaagaaagcGACGAGTCAAACTGAAAAAGGATAAGACGTAA
- the LOC124183492 gene encoding U6 small nuclear RNA (adenine-(43)-N(6))-methyltransferase isoform X1 has translation MSLRRFMHPRNKYKLEPNFKQLAILYPEFRKIATTDLAGKVRINFHDLETLRILTKTLLKHDYDLNVDLPATKLVPAVPLRLNYVLWIEDLAKHAGITDMSLISGIDIGTGAVCVYPLLFAKIYGCRMIGTEVDLESYESAVRNVNSNNLHDLVEVIRVNRGTVLRGSVPENNVYTFTMCNPPFFCAEEDTATGSKPSGSRMPPRNAPSGSEAELVVEGGEIQFVLKMLNDSVELNNKIKIYTTMLGKKTSLTFLCNEFKKRNIENSTWTEFCQGHTTRWGLAWTFLSKDVLDLTTAPVIRISGCSKKLKQKAKRPPSEITFPVRDGMTETKELVLILRLLFNELKIRVEELHVNPQESSYWCCQLMADEDTWSHGRRKRRMMANQSLPSKRPCPDIFSENDSEKQEALDASFGDDSEREEKTTALPNGVNTQPVKGSFLICDLVVGEIEPNDDEKKLKISMIFESGSGGRNALETLRQYFINKLNVREFIKAQSSVKNKQRKRRVKLKKDKT, from the exons atgtctttGCGACGGTTCATGCATCCGAGGAACAAGTACAAGCTGGAGCCAAATTTCAAGCAACTAGCCATACTTTATCCGGAGTTTCGTAAAATTGCGACAACG GATCTCGCGGGAAAGGTGCGGATTAATTTCCATGATCTAGAAACCTTGAGAATACTGACCAAAACCCTTCTAAAACATGATTATGATTTGAACGTAGATCTACCAGCCACAAAGCTGGTCCCAGCCGTACCTCTGCGTTTGAATTACGTACTCTGGATAGAGGATTTAGCGAAGCACGCCGGTATTACAGACATGTCTTTGATTTCTGGCATTGACATAG GCACTGGAGCGGTGTGCGTCTATCCATTGTTATTTGCAAAGATCTATGGATGTAGAATGATCGGCACAGAAGTTGATTTGGAAAGTTACGAGTCTGCGGTGCGTAATGTAAATAGCAACAACTTGCATGACCTCGTTGAAG TGATACGTGTAAACAGAGGTACGGTACTCAGAGGGTCAGTACCTGAGAACAATGTATATACATTCACAATGTGCAATCCGCCATTCTTTTGTGCCGAAGAGGACACGGCCACTGGATCAAAACCTTCAGGTTCCCGAATGCCCCCGCGAAACGCACCATCTGGGAGCGAAGCTGAACTGGTCGTAGAAGGCGGGGAAATAcaatttgttttgaaaatgttgaacgATAGTGTCGAGCtgaacaataaaataaagatCTATACAACTATGCTTGGTAAAAAGACTAGTCTTACATTTTTGTGCAATGAATTCAAGaaacgaaatatcgaaaactcTACATGGACTGAATTTTGTCAGGGTCATACAACTAG atGGGGTCTAGCTTGGACTTTTCTGTCAAAAGATGTGCTGGACTTGACAACTGCACCAGTCATAAGAATTAGCGGATgcagcaaaaaattaaaacagaaAGCTAAACGACCTCCGTCAGAAATAACTTTCCCTGTAAGAGATGGCATGACAGAGACTAAGGAATTAGTTTTAATACTGAGACTTTTATTCAATGAGTTGAAG ATCCGAGTTGAAGAATTACATGTGAATCCGCAAGAATCGAGTTACTGGTGTTGCCAATTGATGGCTGATGAGGACACATGGTCACATGGACGCAGAAAGCGTCGAATGATGGCTAATCAAAGTTTACCATCTAAAAGGCCTTGCCCAGATATATTTTCTGAGAATGATTCTGAGAAACAAGAAGCCTTGGATGCATCTTTCGGAGATGATTctgaaagagaagaaaagactACAGCGTTGCCAAATGGTGTGAATACTCAGCCCGTCAAAGGATCGTTTTTAATTTGCGATTTGGTTGTGGGGGAGATCGAACCTAATGATgacgaaaagaaattgaaaatatcaatgatATTTGAAAGTGGTTCTGGAGGTAGAAATGCATTGGAAACGTTACGAcagtattttataaataagtTAAACGTAAGGGAGTTCATAAAAGCTCAAAGCTcagttaaaaataaacaaagaaagcGACGAGTCAAACTGAAAAAGGATAAGACGTAA